TAAGGCTTTTTCGCTAATATCGAGTGCATAAACCGACGCATTTTTTAAATGTTTAGCGATAGAAATGGCTATACAGCCACTCCCTGTACCAATATCTAAAATATTAAGCGTTTCATCTTCCTTTTTATGTTTTAAAATCCACTCGACAAGCTCTTCTGTTTCAGGCCTAGGGATTAACACATTTTTATTCACTTTAAAGGGTAAGCCGTAGAACTCGGTTTCCCCAATAATGTACTGAATAGGTTTGTGTTTAATAAGTTGATTTAAAGCCTTTTCTATGGGTTGATCGTCAACAATACGAAGCTCGGTATCCATCGCTAAATCTATACGCGAAACTTTATAAAACACATCGATAAGCGTATAGAAAAAACTATTGACTTCCTCTGTCGCATAGAGGCTATCTAATTCGGCGTGAAACTTTTTTTGTATATCTTTTAGTCTCATAATTCTTTTATCATCCATATACCACAAGCATGATGTCCTGTGTTTCCTAATGCCGCATCTAAATGCACGAAGCCATTTTCTTCATAAAGATGGATAGCTGCTTTTAATTGTGGTGCTGATTCCAAATAACACTTTTTATAACCTAATTCTTTTGCTGCACTAATACATTTTTGCAACAAAAGATGACCAAATCCCTTACCTCTTACTTGGGGCGAAAAGTACATTTTCTGAATTTCGCAAATTTCAGACTCATGATTTATCAACGGTTTTAGTCCGCAACCTCCAAGAATTTCACCTTTAAAATCGAGGACAAAGTACAGGTCCTTTTCATTTTGGTAAGCCTCAAACATATGAGATGTTTCGGGGTCGGTGTAAGCTGTACCTTCTAAAGGAATATTAAATTCGTAAAAACACGCTCTGATAACACCCTCAATTTGAGCATTATCCTTAGCTTCAATTTCTCGAATAACTGTAGTATCTTTACCCACTTTAATTAGCCTTTAAGAATACGTGAAGATACGCCAAATCAAAACTAAATAGAAATGAAAAAGCTATTAATCTTATCAACATTATGCTTAGCACTTTTTAGTTGTTCAGTTCAAGAAAAACCTGAATTTCTAGGCGTTTATCATGTCAAAGTTTCAGAATACAATGCCCAATACATCATTTTAAATGCTGAAGCCCATTTTAAAAACCCGAATTCTGTTGGAGGCGAACTTTCAACCAACGGACTAAAAGTTTTTGTTAATGATAACGATATAGCAACCGTAACTTCTGAGACCTTTGAAGTTCCAGCTAATAAGGAGTTTTCAATTCCTTTGACCTCGAAAATCCCAACAGATAGTTTGTTGAGTAGTAAAAACCTAAGCAGCATCTTGGGTAGTTTTTTAAATAAAAACATCAAAGTACAATACAAAGGAGACATAAAATATAAAGTTTTTGGATTTTCAAGAACCTATAATATCGACAAAACCGAAAACATAGAAATAAAACTATAATTAGTGAACACTAACGAAGTCTATATAAAACGCTGCATTGAAATTGCAAAAAATGGATTAGGCACCACCAGACCTAACCCTATGGTAGGCTGTGTAATTGTTCATAACCACAAAATTATTGGCGAAGGATTTACCAGCCCATTCGGCGGAAACCATGCAGAAGTTAACGCCATCAAATCGGTTGAAAATAAAGAATTACTTAAAGAAGCGACCATTTACGTCACCTTAGAACCGTGCTCACACCATGGGAAAACCCCACCTTGCTGTGATTTAATCATCAAACATCAAATCCCTAAGGTTGTTATTGGTTGTATCGATGACAATGAAAAAGTAGCGGGTAAAGGTATCGCCAAATTAAAAGACGCCGGTTGCCTTGTTACTGTGGGTGTATTAGAAAGCCTCTGTAAATCGCATCACAAACGCTTTTTTACCTTTCATAATAAACAACGCCCCTATATTATTTTAAAATGGGCCGAAAGTCAAGACGGATTTTTATCGCCAGTAAAAAAGGAAGCACAAGCTCCCGTTTGGATTACCAACCCCTATTCCAGAATTTTGGTGCATAAATGGCGTATGGAAGAACAAGCTATTCTAGTGGGCACAAACACCGTTATCGAAGACAACCCTAGTTTAACCGTTAGAGATTGGACAGGAGAAAACCCCTTTAGAATTGCCATTGACAAAAACCAGAAGCTTTCCAAAGACCTCGCTATTTTTAATAGTGAAGCAAAAACTTTAAGCATCACTAAAGACCTTATTGATTTCTCAAAACCTATCGCTTCACAAATTTGCGACCTTTTGTTTAACATGGAAATCAACTCCGTCATTATTGAAGGTGGCGCGCAAACTTTACAAACTTTTATTGATGAAAATCTTTGGGATGAAGCACGAGTTTTCACAGGACCTGTTCACTTCCAAAAAGGCAACAAATCACCACGATTCTCTGGTCAATTGATGCACGAAGAAAACATCATTTCTGATACTCTAAAAATTTACAACAATGATTAAAACCATAATATTCGATTTTGGTAATGTTTTTATCAATTTAGATATACCCGGCTCTCAACAAAACGCCTTTGAAACCATGGAAATAGACAGCTTTCCAGATGAAA
This genomic interval from Tamlana carrageenivorans contains the following:
- the ribD gene encoding bifunctional diaminohydroxyphosphoribosylaminopyrimidine deaminase/5-amino-6-(5-phosphoribosylamino)uracil reductase RibD; the encoded protein is MNTNEVYIKRCIEIAKNGLGTTRPNPMVGCVIVHNHKIIGEGFTSPFGGNHAEVNAIKSVENKELLKEATIYVTLEPCSHHGKTPPCCDLIIKHQIPKVVIGCIDDNEKVAGKGIAKLKDAGCLVTVGVLESLCKSHHKRFFTFHNKQRPYIILKWAESQDGFLSPVKKEAQAPVWITNPYSRILVHKWRMEEQAILVGTNTVIEDNPSLTVRDWTGENPFRIAIDKNQKLSKDLAIFNSEAKTLSITKDLIDFSKPIASQICDLLFNMEINSVIIEGGAQTLQTFIDENLWDEARVFTGPVHFQKGNKSPRFSGQLMHEENIISDTLKIYNND
- a CDS encoding GNAT family N-acetyltransferase, with the protein product MGKDTTVIREIEAKDNAQIEGVIRACFYEFNIPLEGTAYTDPETSHMFEAYQNEKDLYFVLDFKGEILGGCGLKPLINHESEICEIQKMYFSPQVRGKGFGHLLLQKCISAAKELGYKKCYLESAPQLKAAIHLYEENGFVHLDAALGNTGHHACGIWMIKEL
- a CDS encoding LEA type 2 family protein, with the translated sequence MKKLLILSTLCLALFSCSVQEKPEFLGVYHVKVSEYNAQYIILNAEAHFKNPNSVGGELSTNGLKVFVNDNDIATVTSETFEVPANKEFSIPLTSKIPTDSLLSSKNLSSILGSFLNKNIKVQYKGDIKYKVFGFSRTYNIDKTENIEIKL
- the prmC gene encoding peptide chain release factor N(5)-glutamine methyltransferase → MRLKDIQKKFHAELDSLYATEEVNSFFYTLIDVFYKVSRIDLAMDTELRIVDDQPIEKALNQLIKHKPIQYIIGETEFYGLPFKVNKNVLIPRPETEELVEWILKHKKEDETLNILDIGTGSGCIAISIAKHLKNASVYALDISEKALEVAKGNALLNEVHVEFINADILTTNSIKNLEFDIIVSNPPYIREKEQRLMKPNVLENEPHLALFVKDDNALQFYKAITEFSVHNLVENGELLFEINEFLGNEMIRLLQKHQFSNIELKQDIFRKDRMIKGVKHS